The DNA segment CTATGTATAAATAATTTTGGTCAAATTCTATGTGACATGTAACTTACTTTTTCAAATTATGAAAGAGTTAATAGAACTCAGCTAGACAGCTACAAAAATTGGCTGGAATTGTAGATCATATGATAATTTATTCTATTGCATTAGAgcaatgtttttgtttttatcagaATCTTAGTTCTTCCTGCAATGCACTTAGAGGGTCTTGATGATTTTCCACTTACTGATTTCAATCTGTCAGAATATCATCATTAACAGTGTTTGCTTCTTGATTGTATAGTTGttatgattgttgttatttgcCATAAACATTCTCAATAATATGCAGTTTGAAGATGTAGAGTATAAGGTGAGAGGTAGCCAAGTGGCTTCCACTAATCCTGTGAAGTCAGTGATGTCAAAAGTTGCCACACAACACACCATGGAAGAAGATAGATACAAGAAAATTTTGAAGGGTATGACAGGAAGCATTGGCCCTGGTGAAATTCTTGCTTTGATGGGTCCTTCTGGTAGTGGAAAGACAACCTTGTTGAGAGTTGTAGGGGGAAGATTGGTAGACAATGTAAAGGGAAAGATAACTTACAATGATGTTCGATTTAATCCTGCTGTCAAAAGGAGGTTAGAAAACTTCATAGGCATCGGCATCAGCATCCATGTCATGACATGTGCTTAGATATTTAACAGAATTTctgtttgtttgtgtttttctGTGTTATAGGATTGGCTTTGTTACACAAGAGGATGTGCTTTTCCCACAACTTACAGTAGAGGAAACATTAATCTTCTCAGCATTCTTAAGGTTACCAAGCAATATGAGCGAGCAACAAAAATATGCAAGAGTGGAGACCACTATCAAGGACCTAGGCCTTGAAAGGTGTGTCTAGAATAGGTGTACATGTGATTACTGGATGCTTACATTcctcttaaatgacgtgtcCGTGTCGGATACacgtatcggacaccgacactcaTACGACACTCGTAaaatgtctaattcaaaaaatatttattggatttCTTATAATTCTAACAttgttctaacacaattttaaaaagaaaaaatacattaattttttaaaaactcaaatttattttataaatttttagtatgattataaaaacaaggaacaaatcattttgaaacaatcatgaaaaatacttttctgcttaaaaaaaaagagtgaaacATACTTATGTACATAAATCTTTGTTgccaatttatataattcataattgtataatatatagattcgtgtcccgTATCCTATATTTCAAAGATTAAAACGTGTCTATGCTAGATAGCTAAAAATAGCTACAAATTCCTccaaaagaaagaaacaaaactGTTTCCCTAAATAATCTTTTGTATAACCATAGATGTCGCCACACAAAAATAGGTGGAGGATATCTCAAAAGCATCTCTGGAGGAGAAAGGAAGAGAACCAGCATAGGCTATGAAATCCTTGTTGATCCTTCACTGCTTCTACTTGATGAACCAACTTCAGGCCTTGATTCCACAGCAGCTAACAGACTCCTTGTCACTCTTCAAGGACTTGCCAAGGTATCTGTAACCATATTTAATTCTCATTTTGATAACCCCCCAAGAATTTGGAATATATGCTGAAAATACTTTGGATTTGCCTAAAGGGTGGAAGAACCATAATCACAACAATTCACCAGCCATCCAGCAGAATCTTTCACATGTTTGACAAACTTCTTCTTATATCAGAAGGATACCCCATTTACTATGGGAAGGCGAAGGACGCAATGCAGTACTTTTCATCGTTGAGGTTCACCCCAGAAATACCAATGAATCCTGCAGAATTCATGCTTGACTTGGCAACTGGACAAGTGAATAACATAAGCTTTCCACAAGATGTTTTCAAAGAACAAGATTCTGCTGACAGTTCAAAATCTGTTATTGAAGTAAGACTCTGCATTATATATCTTTTATGCATGTTCAATCTTATTATACACCACCTAATAACCCTTCCCTTGATCTGTTAGTATCTACAACTCAAGTATAAAGAAACACTGGAACCAAAAGAAAAAGATGAGAATCATGGAGCAGCAAACACACCAGAACATCTTCAGCTAGCCATTCAGGTTAAAAAGGACTGGACAGTGAGTTGGTTGGACCAATTCTTCATTCTTTACAAGAGAACATTCAGAGCAAGATGCAAGGACTATTTTGATAAATTAAGATTAGTTCAAGCACTTGGCATTGCTCTTCTGTTGGGCCTACTTTGGTGGAAATCTTCAACCAATACAGAGGCTCAAGTTAGAGATCAGGTAGTTTCAAAACCCTTACACAAAAAGACCTATCTGAGACTCTCTTAGACTAACATTATAATGGACCACTATCTTTTCTGCAGGTTGGTTTAATGTTCTATATCTGTATATTCTGGacatcttcatgtatttttggaGCAGTCTATGTCTTTCCTTTTGAGAAGATCTACTTGGTGAAAGAAAGGAAAGCAGACATGTATAGACTGAGTGTATACTATGTAAGCAGCACTCTGTGTGACATGGTGGCGCATGTTTTTTACCCTACATTTTTCATGCTCATCTTGTACTTCATGGCTGGATTTAAGAGAACCGCTGCATGCTTCTTCCTGACTTTGTTCGCGGTGCTGTTAATAGCTATAACAAGTCAAGTAAGCCGTGTTGAGACATTATATGTAAATGAACCATCATTGGCTTGAAGCTTTAAAGAACACAATGTTGTTTACAGGGTGCTGGAGAACTATTTGGAGCTGCAGTTATGAGCATTCAAAGAGCAGGGATAGTTGCTTCTTTGGTACTAATGTTGTTCCTTCTCACCGGTGGCTACTATGTCCAGGTATAAATCTCTATGCTGTGAAAAACTATCAGGCTCGGACACGCTTCTACATGGTAATGTTCGTGTCGAACACACCTCTTAATTGGTATGTCCGTGTTAGATATacgtatcggacaccgacactataagtatcggtgaagtgtctaattcaaaatatatttgttgaatttctgacaattttaatattctaatataattttaaaaaggagaaatacattaattttataaaaaatcaaacttattgtataaatttctattattattataacaataaaaaacaaatccttttgaaccaTTCAGGAGAAACATCTTTTtgctaaaaaaaaactaaaacatacttgtacacataaatctttattgtcaatttatataattgataAAGTGTCATTTGTactacattttaaagattatacatATCTTTGTGTTTGTGTAATATTAATCTCCGTGTCTGTATCGTATTAACGTCCGTGTCAGTGTCGTATCAATGTTAGTGTCCGTGTCTATGCTAAGGTGAAAAGTAGTACCAACATTGAAATTTGCAGCCTTAATCACAGTTCTGCATCCCCACTTTCTCAATTTCACGAATTTCGTCTCCAAAAAGAACTTCAATGAAAATGCTCAAGTCACATGTTAATAAACACCACCTATGTGAAATATTGATGTGACCCTTTTTTGATTGAAATAGCTTCTAACAGAGAATGGTTTGCATGCAGCACGTACCGAAGGTGATGCAGTGGCTGAAGTATTTGTCGTTCGTGTACTATGGGTTCAGACTTCTTCTAAAAGTGCAGTATTCAGGAGAAGAACTCTATGAGTGTGAAAGCAAAAGAGGGTGCAGAACACTGCAGAGTTCACCAACATTTGACACAGTAAACTTGGAAGGAGGCTTAACTGAAGCATGGGTTCTCATAGCCATGGCTCTCTGCTTCCGTGTCTTTGCCTACTTCTGTCTCCGCAGACGAATTGATGTTCGCAATTAGTCTCACCAAATCAACTTCTCTTCTCAACCAAGCACCAACATCTCACAAAACATtctaagaaaaaacaaaacactGTATTCAAGATCTACACAATTACCAACAAGTTTCATAACTGGTTATGTATTACCTCAATcttcaactaaaaataatatggTTGCTTTTTCTCTCATTGTTTTATTACTTATTATGTAACAGTTGGTTGGTTGGTTCCTACTTTAACAACCTTTTATTAACAATGAAAACACTGTTATTTCTAGTCCAGTGCCagatagtttatttatttatttatgttgttgctaaatataaattaattacaatatcaCATAGAAACAAGTGTCTAttgacttatttattttatcaaaacTAAGTCATGATCATGcataatttaaaagtttaattaaaataaaaaaaaatccttttgtGAGTAGAATAACTAATCTGGTTATATTTTGCTTTCGTGTACTATTATTATGTTGGTATCTTCACAAatgaaacaacaaaaatattatcttttttcAATTCTATTCTGTATGTTTAATAATGGGTTAGTTGGTGATAACATGATcattaaacttaatttaaaaaattgagtcTTTAATCATATAAAGTTTTCTTCAACGGAGTTCCAAGTATCAAGTATGAACACTTAATTTTTTTAGCTtagaatttaattaaaagtataCTATTTTTAAGAACCATATTGTTTATCTAGCAGACTT comes from the Phaseolus vulgaris cultivar G19833 chromosome 8, P. vulgaris v2.0, whole genome shotgun sequence genome and includes:
- the LOC137826494 gene encoding ABC transporter G family member 26-like — encoded protein: MENEREEEIEDMSMSPPSLGSMQFAGSNGFGHSMEFMSQAYLPNMYTEIDIKIEDSNFNQDPPFPIYLKFEDVEYKVRGSQVASTNPVKSVMSKVATQHTMEEDRYKKILKGMTGSIGPGEILALMGPSGSGKTTLLRVVGGRLVDNVKGKITYNDVRFNPAVKRRIGFVTQEDVLFPQLTVEETLIFSAFLRLPSNMSEQQKYARVETTIKDLGLERCRHTKIGGGYLKSISGGERKRTSIGYEILVDPSLLLLDEPTSGLDSTAANRLLVTLQGLAKGGRTIITTIHQPSSRIFHMFDKLLLISEGYPIYYGKAKDAMQYFSSLRFTPEIPMNPAEFMLDLATGQVNNISFPQDVFKEQDSADSSKSVIEYLQLKYKETLEPKEKDENHGAANTPEHLQLAIQVKKDWTVSWLDQFFILYKRTFRARCKDYFDKLRLVQALGIALLLGLLWWKSSTNTEAQVRDQVGLMFYICIFWTSSCIFGAVYVFPFEKIYLVKERKADMYRLSVYYVSSTLCDMVAHVFYPTFFMLILYFMAGFKRTAACFFLTLFAVLLIAITSQGAGELFGAAVMSIQRAGIVASLVLMLFLLTGGYYVQHVPKVMQWLKYLSFVYYGFRLLLKVQYSGEELYECESKRGCRTLQSSPTFDTVNLEGGLTEAWVLIAMALCFRVFAYFCLRRRIDVRN